In the Syngnathus scovelli strain Florida chromosome 16, RoL_Ssco_1.2, whole genome shotgun sequence genome, one interval contains:
- the LOC125983982 gene encoding chromobox protein homolog 1 yields the protein MEEEKEQEQQQPPPVVPETPTATTEAIAAPEEEEEEEYVVEKVLDRRVMKGKVEFLLKWKGFSNEDNTWEPEDNLDCPDLIAEFMRKYKEKEEKKKDGKRKVTGEAVGGPEDKGSKKKKEEGEKVRGFGRGLQPERIIGATDSSGELMFLMKWKNSDEADLVPAKEANITCPQVVISFYEERLTWHSYPAEEEDKKEEEKKD from the exons atggaggaagagaaggagcaggagcagcagcagccgccgcccGTAGTGCCTGAAACGCCAACAGCAACCACAGAAGCGATAGCAGCaccagaggaggaagaggaggaagaatatGTGGTTGAGAAGGTTTTGGACCGTAGAGTGATGAAGGGCAAAGTGGAGTTTCTACTGAAATGGAAGGGTTTCTCAAA TGAAGACAATACATGGGAACCAGAGGACAATTTGGACTGTCCAGACCTTATCGCAGAATTCATGCGGAAGTACAAagagaaggaggaaaaaaagaaggatGGCAAAAGAAAAGTCACCGGTGAGGCCGTCGGAGGTCCAGAAGACAAAGGGAGcaaaaagaagaaggaggag GGTGAGAAAGTCAGAGGTTTTGGGAGAGGTCTGCAGCCAGAAAGAATTATTGGTGCGACAGACTCAAGTGGCGAGCTGATGTTTCTGATGAAATG GAAGAACTCCGATGAAGCTGACCTTGTCCCGGCCAAAGAAGCCAACATCACTTGCCCGCAGGTGGTCATCTCTTTCTATGAGGAGCGTCTCACATGGCACTCTTATCCTGCAGAGGAAGAGgacaagaaggaggaggagaaaaaagacTAG